A single Anopheles arabiensis isolate DONGOLA chromosome X, AaraD3, whole genome shotgun sequence DNA region contains:
- the LOC120906567 gene encoding GATOR complex protein NPRL2 isoform X1, with product MDREQLHREPKSGKAKDGPIRCILLSEFHVVAGSKISCQVPENFITKEVFDSIRTYIIPKPQLQRCILTINTLGHKVIGYPVRINHVRYQRNFFYFNLCFVFDSWSRTVQYEAVVKKLAEYLLMMEEEGSFLSNAENNGNICNLLSCILRDLNQRQVATIVEGDTTIYLKIGPLKADPPAVQDHQVPLMCRGFEDTDPDSWDLTTQQVLPFINGINHVARIAAEADVENQLVKSCIQNLVYYGVMQLLPLLKYSNVYMCTRELQKLTRDRALADECRRYVQLQHAEKVDTVRLPSLFSILQLYSQMTHGVTLRSLCQRLCPRDNNIDERKLVSFGLQHNLIRCINKYPIFTGSIPTPKHKLYTGLNSLDEICCKTGLSPSRIEQEIDMDSNVTVIWKYF from the exons ATGGACCGGGAGCAATTGCACCGCGAG CCCAAATCCGGCAAGGCGAAGGACGGCCCGATCCGCTGCATACTGCTGAGCGAGTTCCACGTGGTGGCGGGGTCGAAAATCAGCTGCCAGGTGCCGGAGAACTTCATCACCAAGGAGGTGTTCGACTCGATTCGCACGTACATCATACCGAAGCCGCAGCTGCAACGATGCATCCTTACCAT CAACACCCTCGGTCACAAGGTGATCGGCTATCCGGTGCGCATCAATCACGTGCGCTACCAGCGGAACTTTTTCTACTTCAACCTGTGCTTCGTGTTCGACTCGTGGTCCCGGACCGTCCAGTACGAGGCGGTGGTGAAGAAGCTCGCCGAGTATCTGCTGATGATGGAGGAGGAGGGCTCGTTTCTGTCCAACGCGGAGAACAACGGCAACATCTGCAACCTGCTGTCGTGCATATTGCGCGACCTGAACCAGCGCCAGGTCGCGACGATCGTGGAGGGCGACACCACGATCTACCTCAAGATCGGGCCGCTCAAGGCGGACCCGCCGGCCGTGCAGGACCACCAGGTGCCGTTGATGTGCCGCGGGTTCGAGGACACTGACCCGGACTCGTGGGACCTGACCACGCAGCAGGTGCTGCCGTTCATCAACGGCATCAATCACGTGGCCCGCATCGCGGCCGAGGCGGACGTCGAGAATCAGCTGGTGAAGTCGTGCATCCAGAACCTGGTGTACTACGGCgtgatgcagctgctgccccTGCTCAAGTACAGCAACGTGTACATGTGTACGCGCGAGCTGCAGAAGCTGACGCGCGACCGGGCGCTGGCGGACGAGTGCCGCCGGTACGTGCAGCTGCAGCACGCGGAAAAGGTGGACACGGTGCGGCTGCCCAGCCTGTTCAGCATACTGCAGCTGTACTCGCAGATGACGCACGGCGTCACGCTCCGCTCGCTGTGCCAGCGGCTCTGCCCGcgcgacaacaacatcgacgaGCGGAAGCTGGTGTCGTTCGGGCTGCAGCACAACCTGATCCGCTGCATCAACAAGTACCCGATCTTTACCGGCTCGATACCGACGCCCAAGCACAAGCTGTACACCGGGCTGAACAGCTTGGACGAGATCTGCTGCAAGACGGGCCTGTCGCCGAGCCGGATCGAGCAGGAGATCGACATGGACTCGAACGTGACCGTCATTTGGAA gtatttttaa
- the LOC120906567 gene encoding GATOR complex protein NPRL2 isoform X2: protein MDREQLHREPKSGKAKDGPIRCILLSEFHVVAGSKISCQVPENFITKEVFDSIRTYIIPKPQLQRCILTINTLGHKVIGYPVRINHVRYQRNFFYFNLCFVFDSWSRTVQYEAVVKKLAEYLLMMEEEGSFLSNAENNGNICNLLSCILRDLNQRQVATIVEGDTTIYLKIGPLKADPPAVQDHQVPLMCRGFEDTDPDSWDLTTQQVLPFINGINHVARIAAEADVENQLVKSCIQNLVYYGVMQLLPLLKYSNVYMCTRELQKLTRDRALADECRRYVQLQHAEKVDTVRLPSLFSILQLYSQMTHGVTLRSLCQRLCPRDNNIDERKLVSFGLQHNLIRCINKYPIFTGSIPTPKHKLYTGLNSLDEICCKTGLSPSRIEQEIDMDSNVTVIWK, encoded by the exons ATGGACCGGGAGCAATTGCACCGCGAG CCCAAATCCGGCAAGGCGAAGGACGGCCCGATCCGCTGCATACTGCTGAGCGAGTTCCACGTGGTGGCGGGGTCGAAAATCAGCTGCCAGGTGCCGGAGAACTTCATCACCAAGGAGGTGTTCGACTCGATTCGCACGTACATCATACCGAAGCCGCAGCTGCAACGATGCATCCTTACCAT CAACACCCTCGGTCACAAGGTGATCGGCTATCCGGTGCGCATCAATCACGTGCGCTACCAGCGGAACTTTTTCTACTTCAACCTGTGCTTCGTGTTCGACTCGTGGTCCCGGACCGTCCAGTACGAGGCGGTGGTGAAGAAGCTCGCCGAGTATCTGCTGATGATGGAGGAGGAGGGCTCGTTTCTGTCCAACGCGGAGAACAACGGCAACATCTGCAACCTGCTGTCGTGCATATTGCGCGACCTGAACCAGCGCCAGGTCGCGACGATCGTGGAGGGCGACACCACGATCTACCTCAAGATCGGGCCGCTCAAGGCGGACCCGCCGGCCGTGCAGGACCACCAGGTGCCGTTGATGTGCCGCGGGTTCGAGGACACTGACCCGGACTCGTGGGACCTGACCACGCAGCAGGTGCTGCCGTTCATCAACGGCATCAATCACGTGGCCCGCATCGCGGCCGAGGCGGACGTCGAGAATCAGCTGGTGAAGTCGTGCATCCAGAACCTGGTGTACTACGGCgtgatgcagctgctgccccTGCTCAAGTACAGCAACGTGTACATGTGTACGCGCGAGCTGCAGAAGCTGACGCGCGACCGGGCGCTGGCGGACGAGTGCCGCCGGTACGTGCAGCTGCAGCACGCGGAAAAGGTGGACACGGTGCGGCTGCCCAGCCTGTTCAGCATACTGCAGCTGTACTCGCAGATGACGCACGGCGTCACGCTCCGCTCGCTGTGCCAGCGGCTCTGCCCGcgcgacaacaacatcgacgaGCGGAAGCTGGTGTCGTTCGGGCTGCAGCACAACCTGATCCGCTGCATCAACAAGTACCCGATCTTTACCGGCTCGATACCGACGCCCAAGCACAAGCTGTACACCGGGCTGAACAGCTTGGACGAGATCTGCTGCAAGACGGGCCTGTCGCCGAGCCGGATCGAGCAGGAGATCGACATGGACTCGAACGTGACCGTCATTTGGAAGTAA